A single genomic interval of Chitinophaga sp. 180180018-3 harbors:
- a CDS encoding DEAD/DEAH box helicase, translated as MQKQNNSISHLLAGLKIDALNEMQEASLKANKEHADVILLSATGSGKTLAFLLPVLEKLSKSNKSTQALIVVPSRELALQIEKVFRQMGTGYKITACYGGHLRETEENNLIEAPAVIVGTPGRLGDHIRRGNITTTAIETLVLDEFDKTLELGFQEEVSFIVASLPGIRKRILTSATEAVEIPEFLPLSNPEKLNFLPEEGTPPARLAIKQVLSPEDDKVETLFRLICFLGNRSTIVFCNHREAVERTSKMLSEKKIINTFYHGAMEQQERDAALCKFRNGSVNVLITTDLAARGLDIPNIRYIVHFHLPHTEDSWTHRNGRTARMEASGTAIVILAPDEKLMPYLDGETIETIALPATATLPDKPKWTTLFIAAGKKDKVNKIDIVGFLSKKALLKKEDIGLIEVKDFFSFVAVVKSKVGHALELVKNEKIKNKKVKIDIAR; from the coding sequence ATGCAAAAACAGAACAATTCAATAAGCCACCTGCTGGCAGGTCTGAAGATCGATGCACTGAATGAAATGCAGGAGGCATCGCTGAAAGCCAATAAGGAACATGCAGATGTGATCCTGCTGTCGGCCACCGGCTCAGGTAAAACCCTGGCATTTCTGCTGCCCGTACTGGAGAAGCTCAGCAAATCAAATAAAAGCACGCAGGCGCTGATAGTAGTGCCTTCCCGCGAGCTGGCCCTGCAGATAGAAAAGGTGTTCCGGCAAATGGGCACCGGTTATAAGATCACGGCCTGCTATGGCGGTCACCTCCGGGAAACCGAAGAAAATAACCTGATAGAAGCCCCTGCCGTGATTGTGGGCACGCCCGGCCGTCTGGGTGATCATATCCGGCGTGGAAACATTACCACCACCGCTATTGAAACGCTGGTGCTGGACGAATTTGATAAAACACTGGAACTGGGTTTTCAGGAAGAAGTGTCTTTTATAGTGGCATCTTTACCAGGTATTCGTAAACGTATCCTCACTTCTGCTACAGAAGCCGTGGAGATTCCGGAGTTCCTGCCGCTCAGCAATCCGGAAAAGCTGAATTTCCTGCCGGAAGAAGGAACACCTCCGGCCCGGCTTGCCATCAAACAGGTGCTTTCTCCTGAAGATGATAAGGTAGAAACTTTATTCCGCCTTATCTGCTTCCTCGGTAACCGCTCTACCATTGTGTTCTGCAATCACCGCGAAGCAGTGGAGCGCACCAGTAAAATGCTGTCGGAAAAGAAAATCATCAATACCTTCTATCATGGCGCTATGGAACAACAGGAGCGGGATGCTGCCCTTTGTAAATTCCGTAACGGCTCCGTGAATGTACTCATTACCACTGATCTGGCTGCACGCGGGCTCGATATCCCCAATATCCGCTACATCGTGCACTTTCATCTCCCTCATACGGAAGACAGCTGGACGCACCGCAACGGCCGTACAGCCCGTATGGAAGCCAGCGGCACTGCCATCGTGATCCTCGCACCGGATGAGAAACTCATGCCGTACCTCGACGGAGAAACGATTGAAACAATTGCATTGCCCGCCACCGCTACCTTGCCGGATAAACCTAAATGGACCACCCTGTTTATTGCTGCCGGCAAAAAAGACAAGGTGAATAAAATAGATATAGTAGGCTTCCTGTCGAAAAAAGCGCTGTTGAAAAAAGAAGATATCGGCCTGATTGAAGTGAAAGATTTCTTTTCCTTCGTGGCAGTAGTGAAAAGCAAAGTAGGCCACGCACTGGAACTGGTGAAGAATGAAAAGATCAAGAATAAGAAAGTGAAGATTGATATAGCAAGATAG
- a CDS encoding ADP-ribosylation/crystallin J1, which produces MELTTLYRPVGEGELKLIEASGWQRFPPRLPDQPIFYPVMNEAYAVQITVEWNVPAYGAGFVTKFDVDSQYLKKYTVENVGGDIHNELWIPAEELETFNDHIVGKIVLTHSFYREP; this is translated from the coding sequence ATGGAGTTAACCACATTATACCGCCCTGTAGGCGAAGGGGAATTAAAGCTGATCGAGGCTTCGGGGTGGCAGCGCTTCCCTCCGAGGTTGCCTGACCAGCCGATTTTTTATCCTGTGATGAATGAAGCGTATGCGGTGCAGATCACCGTTGAATGGAATGTTCCGGCCTATGGGGCGGGGTTTGTTACTAAATTTGATGTCGACAGTCAGTACCTGAAAAAATATACCGTAGAAAATGTTGGCGGAGATATTCATAATGAATTATGGATCCCCGCGGAAGAGCTGGAAACCTTTAATGATCATATTGTTGGCAAAATAGTGCTAACGCATTCGTTTTACAGGGAGCCTTAA